Proteins from a genomic interval of Leeia speluncae:
- a CDS encoding cadherin repeat domain-containing protein: protein IVSGGDGAKFSIDSSGNLTFNAAPDYENPTDSDTNNTYIVTVKAVDGAGNFSTQQITVTVTDVDEIAPTITGPS from the coding sequence ATTGTGAGTGGTGGGGATGGTGCCAAATTCAGTATTGATAGCAGTGGCAACTTAACCTTCAATGCCGCTCCGGATTATGAAAATCCGACCGATAGCGATACAAACAATACGTATATTGTGACAGTCAAAGCGGTGGATGGTGCGGGTAACTTCAGCACGCAACAGATTACCGTGACAGTAACGGATGTGGATGAAATTGCCCCAACCATTACTGGGCCATCT